The following proteins are encoded in a genomic region of Betaproteobacteria bacterium:
- the bamA gene encoding outer membrane protein assembly factor BamA, producing MKKRLLFLVLSSLVSLPSQAFEPFQVKDIRVEGIQRTEAGTVFSYLPIKIGDTVNEERVTAAVKALYATGFFKDVRLEADGNILVVLIEERPAIAQVEITGSKEFDAKQLKEGLKQVGLAESRIFDRALLERAERELKNQYIGRGKYGVQITTTVTPLERNRVALNFDISEGEVAKIRQINMVGNKVFKDSDLTSEFVLRTPGWLTWYSKNDQYSKPKLQADLENLRSFYLNQGYLEFTIDSTQVSITPDKRDIFITVNLTEGKKYRVAEIKLAGDLIVPEAELTKLIKLKPGDVFSRERLTETTKLIQDRLGNEGYAFASINPVPEINREKDEVTFTLYIDPGRRVYVRRIGIFGNTNTRDEVVRREMRQLESGWYNTEKLNRSKQRVDKLGYFSDVQVDTPAVPGTTDQVDVEVKLTERATGNLTAGIGYSTAEKVILSAGVSQSNIFGTGNALSFQVSTGSINQIYSLSYTNPYYTDDGVSRGFDVYKRRVDASNLSAIGSYNTSTIGTGVRFGVPITEYDTINYGLAFERTEIGLLATTPQRYFTFVDQFGSVVDNYLGTVGWARDKRDSVIYTTSGTLQRITAEIGMPGGDLTYYRASYQHQWYHPLTRDVVFYTNGQIGYADGYQNKPLPFFKVFYLGGVNSLRGYETASVGPKDTNGDSLGGSRLLLGSAEILFPFPGLQKDKSVRLSWFVDAGTVGEKYDFQAMRYSTGLGFNWYSPVGPLKLSFAKALNPKPDDRLQRIQFSLGTVF from the coding sequence ATGAAGAAGCGTTTACTGTTCCTGGTCTTATCGAGCCTCGTCAGCCTTCCCTCCCAAGCTTTCGAACCTTTCCAGGTCAAGGATATCCGCGTCGAGGGTATTCAGCGCACCGAAGCCGGAACGGTATTCTCGTATCTGCCGATCAAGATCGGCGACACGGTCAACGAGGAGCGCGTCACCGCCGCAGTGAAAGCGTTGTACGCCACCGGTTTTTTCAAGGACGTGAGGCTGGAGGCCGACGGCAACATTCTCGTGGTCCTGATCGAGGAGCGGCCGGCGATCGCGCAGGTCGAAATCACCGGATCCAAGGAATTCGACGCCAAGCAGCTCAAGGAAGGTCTCAAGCAGGTCGGACTGGCCGAATCGCGCATTTTCGACCGCGCGCTGCTGGAACGCGCCGAGCGGGAGTTGAAGAACCAGTACATCGGCCGCGGCAAGTACGGCGTGCAGATCACCACAACGGTCACACCTCTCGAGCGCAACCGCGTGGCGCTCAACTTCGACATCTCGGAGGGAGAGGTGGCGAAAATCCGCCAGATCAACATGGTCGGCAACAAGGTGTTCAAGGACAGCGATCTCACCAGCGAATTCGTCTTGCGCACCCCTGGATGGCTGACCTGGTACAGCAAGAACGACCAGTACTCCAAACCTAAGCTGCAGGCGGACCTGGAGAATTTGCGTTCGTTCTACCTCAACCAGGGTTACCTCGAGTTCACCATCGACTCCACTCAGGTGTCGATCACACCGGACAAACGCGATATTTTCATCACGGTCAACCTGACCGAGGGCAAGAAGTACAGGGTTGCCGAAATCAAACTCGCCGGGGACCTGATCGTCCCGGAAGCAGAGCTCACCAAGCTGATCAAACTTAAGCCGGGTGACGTATTTTCCCGCGAGCGCCTGACCGAAACGACCAAGCTGATTCAGGATCGGCTAGGCAATGAAGGCTATGCATTTGCCAGCATCAACCCCGTGCCGGAAATCAATCGCGAGAAGGACGAAGTGACTTTCACGCTGTATATCGATCCCGGCCGCCGCGTCTACGTGCGCCGTATCGGCATCTTCGGCAACACCAACACGCGCGACGAGGTGGTAAGGCGCGAAATGCGCCAGCTCGAAAGCGGCTGGTACAACACCGAAAAACTCAATCGCTCGAAACAGCGTGTCGACAAGCTGGGCTATTTTTCGGATGTCCAGGTCGATACGCCGGCGGTGCCGGGAACCACCGACCAGGTGGATGTGGAAGTCAAACTCACCGAACGCGCCACCGGCAACTTGACCGCGGGCATCGGCTATTCCACGGCGGAGAAAGTCATTCTTTCGGCCGGCGTGTCACAGAGCAACATTTTCGGCACCGGCAACGCGCTGTCGTTCCAGGTCAGCACCGGCAGCATCAACCAGATTTATTCTCTGTCCTACACCAATCCGTACTACACCGACGACGGCGTGAGCCGCGGCTTCGATGTATACAAGCGCAGGGTGGATGCGTCGAACCTGTCGGCGATCGGCAGCTACAACACGTCGACCATCGGAACCGGCGTACGCTTTGGCGTGCCGATCACGGAATACGACACCATCAACTACGGCCTGGCATTCGAGCGCACCGAGATCGGACTGCTGGCCACCACGCCGCAACGTTACTTCACTTTTGTCGATCAATTTGGCTCGGTAGTCGACAACTATCTGGGCACCGTCGGCTGGGCGAGGGACAAACGCGACAGCGTAATCTATACCACCAGCGGCACGCTCCAGCGCATCACGGCGGAAATCGGGATGCCGGGCGGAGACCTCACCTACTACAGGGCCAGCTACCAGCATCAGTGGTATCATCCTCTGACACGGGACGTGGTGTTTTACACGAACGGCCAGATCGGTTACGCGGACGGATATCAGAACAAGCCGCTGCCTTTCTTCAAGGTGTTTTATCTGGGCGGCGTGAATTCGCTGCGCGGCTACGAGACTGCTTCCGTCGGGCCTAAAGATACGAACGGAGATTCGCTTGGCGGCAGCCGCCTGTTGCTGGGCAGCGCCGAAATCCTGTTTCCCTTCCCGGGGCTGCAGAAAGACAAGTCGGTGCGGTTGAGCTGGTTTGTGGATGCCGGCACGGTCGGCGAGAAATACGATTTCCAGGCAATGCGTTATTCGACCGGCCTTGGATTCAACTGGTACTCGCCGGTCGGGCCGTTGAAACTGAGCTTCGCCAAGGCGTTGAACCCGAAGCCCGACGACCGGCTGCAACGCATCCAGTTTTCGCTGGGCACGGTATTCTAA
- a CDS encoding OmpH family outer membrane protein translates to MNKIPVVLAAAVLIASSNLVAAADLKVGFVKLERLFKEAAPAVKAQKKIEKEFAARDQELQKLAKQARDMQASLEKDGVTMGESERRDKEQDLARMNRDLQRMQRELREDLNLRKNEELAAVLERANKVIQQIAESEKFDLILQEAVYISPRIDITDRVIKALADK, encoded by the coding sequence TTGAACAAAATCCCGGTTGTGCTTGCCGCCGCGGTGCTGATTGCGAGTTCGAACCTCGTCGCCGCCGCGGATCTCAAGGTCGGCTTCGTCAAACTCGAAAGACTTTTCAAGGAAGCGGCGCCGGCGGTGAAGGCGCAGAAAAAGATCGAGAAAGAGTTCGCTGCCCGCGACCAGGAACTGCAGAAGCTCGCCAAGCAGGCGCGCGACATGCAGGCCAGTCTCGAAAAGGATGGGGTGACAATGGGCGAGTCGGAGCGACGCGACAAGGAGCAGGACCTCGCGCGCATGAATCGCGACCTGCAGCGCATGCAGCGCGAACTGCGCGAAGACCTGAATTTGCGCAAGAACGAGGAGCTCGCCGCCGTGCTGGAACGAGCCAACAAGGTCATCCAGCAGATCGCGGAAAGCGAGAAGTTCGACCTGATTCTGCAGGAAGCGGTGTACATCAGCCCGCGCATCGATATCACCGACAGAGTGATCAAGGCGCTCGCAGACAAGTAG
- the lpxB gene encoding lipid-A-disaccharide synthase translates to MVDLSGRKIRIALVAGEASGDLLGAHLLEALKERIPRLEAYGIGGPRMQSAGMQSWYPMEWFAVRGYVEVIRSLPKLLRVRRELKRRLLADPPDLFIGIDAPDFNLDLEVALRAGGITTVQYVSPSIWGWRGERIHKIKRASSKILALFPFEPAIYERAGVPVAYVGHPLADELPEYPDRDAAREQMRISPKQTVVAVLPGSRQSEVREMGELFVATAKLIIEQIPSAHFLVPLVSRETRMIFEEAIYRQQAEALPMTILFGHAHMAMTAADAVLVASGTATLEAALLKRPMVISYKMPSISAWIMRRKAHLPYAGLPNILAGEFVVPELLQDDANAENLAQALCNQLQDKVVRQRLEERFLEIHRSLRQDTAACAVEAILPLLGTARTPVPVAAAAPEQEGVRA, encoded by the coding sequence ATGGTCGACTTATCGGGCCGGAAAATCCGCATCGCCCTGGTGGCGGGCGAGGCCTCCGGCGATCTGCTCGGTGCGCATCTGCTCGAGGCGCTGAAGGAACGTATTCCACGCCTGGAGGCTTATGGCATCGGCGGGCCGCGCATGCAGTCAGCCGGCATGCAATCCTGGTACCCAATGGAGTGGTTTGCGGTGCGCGGCTACGTCGAAGTGATCAGGAGCCTGCCGAAGCTGCTGCGGGTGCGCCGCGAACTCAAGCGCCGGCTCCTGGCCGATCCGCCCGATCTGTTCATCGGTATCGATGCCCCGGATTTCAATCTCGACCTGGAAGTCGCACTGCGCGCCGGCGGCATCACCACGGTGCAATACGTCAGTCCCTCGATCTGGGGATGGCGGGGCGAGCGCATCCACAAGATCAAGCGTGCGTCGTCCAAGATCCTGGCGCTGTTCCCGTTCGAGCCGGCAATCTACGAGCGTGCCGGCGTTCCCGTCGCCTATGTAGGCCACCCTCTAGCCGACGAATTGCCGGAATATCCCGATCGCGATGCGGCGCGCGAGCAAATGCGCATATCACCGAAGCAGACTGTGGTCGCCGTGCTGCCCGGCAGCCGGCAGAGCGAAGTCCGCGAGATGGGCGAGCTGTTCGTCGCCACGGCCAAGCTCATCATCGAGCAGATTCCAAGCGCACATTTTCTGGTGCCGCTGGTCAGTCGCGAGACGCGCATGATTTTCGAAGAGGCTATTTATCGCCAGCAGGCCGAGGCGCTGCCGATGACCATCCTGTTCGGGCATGCGCACATGGCAATGACGGCCGCCGACGCGGTGCTGGTGGCTTCGGGCACTGCCACGCTGGAGGCTGCGTTGCTGAAGCGGCCGATGGTGATCAGCTACAAGATGCCGAGCATCTCTGCCTGGATCATGCGGCGCAAGGCGCATCTGCCCTATGCCGGACTGCCGAACATTCTGGCCGGAGAGTTTGTCGTCCCCGAACTTCTGCAGGACGATGCGAACGCCGAGAATCTGGCGCAGGCCTTGTGCAATCAGCTGCAGGACAAGGTAGTGCGCCAAAGGCTGGAAGAGAGATTCCTCGAAATCCATCGCTCGCTCAGGCAGGACACGGCAGCGTGCGCAGTGGAGGCCATCCTGCCTCTGCTCGGCACCGCGCGTACACCGGTGCCGGTCGCTGCGGCGGCGCCGGAGCAGGAAGGAGTGCGCGCGTGA
- the fabZ gene encoding 3-hydroxyacyl-ACP dehydratase FabZ: MEIQEIMEHLPHRFPMLLIDRVLSVDPGKEITALKNVTINEPFFAGHFPHYPVMPGVLIVEAMAQAAAVLAFKTFNLKSDSRSVYYFVGIDEARFKKPVMPGDRLILKVQILRAIRGIWKFSAQAFVEDVVVSEAQLLCTMRANPGNNSGNVAQ, encoded by the coding sequence ATGGAAATTCAGGAGATCATGGAGCATTTGCCGCATCGGTTTCCGATGCTTCTGATCGACCGCGTGCTGTCGGTGGATCCGGGCAAGGAAATCACTGCGCTGAAGAACGTCACCATCAATGAACCGTTTTTCGCAGGACATTTTCCGCATTACCCCGTCATGCCCGGCGTGCTGATCGTCGAGGCGATGGCGCAGGCCGCGGCTGTGCTGGCCTTCAAGACTTTCAATCTGAAGAGCGACAGCAGGAGCGTGTACTACTTCGTCGGCATCGACGAGGCACGCTTCAAGAAGCCGGTCATGCCGGGTGATCGTCTGATACTGAAAGTGCAGATCCTGCGCGCCATACGCGGCATCTGGAAGTTTTCAGCGCAGGCTTTCGTCGAAGACGTCGTGGTTTCGGAAGCACAGCTGCTCTGTACGATGCGCGCGAATCCGGGGAACAATTCGGGGAATGTAGCGCAATGA
- the lpxD gene encoding UDP-3-O-(3-hydroxymyristoyl)glucosamine N-acyltransferase — MKGDARKFFSLAELAGRFGGTVLGDAAVRIRQVAPLETAGPEDLSFLTNRKYQKLLSTTRAAAVLLSEDSADATQLPRIVCKNPYASYARIASLINPEDRPPPGIHSHAVVDARASVAASAAIGACAVIEKGARIGEFTVIGANSFVGQDARIGAYSRLHPNVTIYHDCAIGERVILHSGVVIGADGFGMAMDEGRWLKIPQIGRVVIGDDVEVGAGTTIDRGALDDTVIEEGVKLDNQIQIGHNCHIGAHTAIAGCTGIAGSTRIGKYCMLGGNAMISGHLTIADRVVVSGGTLVAKSITVPGTYTAVFPMQSHAQWLKNAALVRHLHELMERVRSLEDEVKKKGRG, encoded by the coding sequence ATGAAAGGGGACGCGCGCAAGTTTTTCAGCCTGGCGGAACTGGCCGGGCGTTTCGGCGGCACCGTGCTCGGTGACGCCGCTGTGCGCATCCGCCAGGTGGCCCCGCTGGAAACGGCCGGCCCGGAAGACCTTTCCTTCCTCACCAACCGCAAATACCAGAAGCTGTTGTCCACCACGCGCGCAGCCGCGGTCCTGTTGTCGGAAGATTCCGCCGATGCGACACAGTTGCCGCGCATCGTCTGCAAGAATCCCTATGCCAGCTATGCGCGTATCGCCTCCCTGATCAATCCTGAAGACCGGCCTCCCCCGGGAATCCATTCCCATGCGGTCGTGGACGCGCGCGCTAGCGTTGCAGCATCCGCGGCAATCGGTGCTTGCGCCGTGATCGAGAAAGGTGCCCGGATCGGCGAGTTCACCGTAATTGGCGCGAACAGCTTTGTCGGCCAAGATGCGCGCATCGGTGCGTACAGCCGCCTGCACCCGAACGTCACGATCTATCACGATTGCGCAATCGGCGAGCGCGTGATCCTGCACTCGGGAGTGGTAATCGGTGCCGACGGATTCGGCATGGCGATGGACGAAGGGCGTTGGCTGAAAATTCCGCAGATCGGCCGTGTCGTAATCGGCGACGACGTGGAGGTCGGTGCCGGCACCACCATCGACCGCGGTGCTCTGGACGACACGGTGATAGAAGAGGGCGTGAAACTGGACAACCAGATCCAGATCGGCCACAACTGTCACATCGGAGCCCATACCGCGATCGCCGGGTGCACCGGTATTGCCGGGAGTACCCGAATTGGCAAATACTGCATGCTGGGCGGCAACGCAATGATCTCCGGACACCTGACGATTGCCGATCGCGTCGTCGTGTCGGGTGGAACGCTGGTCGCGAAATCGATCACGGTGCCGGGAACCTATACGGCGGTTTTCCCTATGCAATCGCATGCGCAATGGCTGAAGAATGCGGCCCTGGTGCGCCACCTTCACGAACTGATGGAAAGAGTCCGCAGTCTCGAGGACGAAGTGAAAAAAAAGGGAAGGGGATGA
- the lpxA gene encoding acyl-ACP--UDP-N-acetylglucosamine O-acyltransferase, which yields MIHPTALVHSGAKLAQDVEIGPYAVIGEHVEIGSGTSIGSHTVVSGHTRIGKNNRIFHHNVLGEGPQDKKYAGEPTRLEIGDGNMIREFCTFNTGTVQDVGVTRLGDDNWVMAYVHLAHDSQVGSHTILANMVTLAGHVAIHDHVILGGGTMVHQFCRVGAHAFTAGGSIVLRDVPPFVMASGNSAEPHGVNVEGLKRRGFDIEAIEAIRRAYKTLYKSGLALDEAKAALRGQAADYKELEMFVEFLDSSTRSIIR from the coding sequence ATGATCCACCCCACCGCCCTCGTTCATTCCGGCGCGAAGCTCGCGCAGGACGTCGAGATCGGACCCTACGCGGTCATCGGCGAGCACGTCGAGATCGGCAGCGGCACCTCCATCGGTTCACATACCGTCGTCAGCGGGCACACCCGCATCGGCAAGAATAATCGCATCTTCCATCACAACGTCCTTGGCGAAGGGCCGCAGGACAAGAAATACGCGGGCGAGCCGACACGCCTGGAGATCGGCGACGGCAACATGATTCGCGAGTTCTGCACGTTCAATACCGGCACGGTACAGGACGTCGGCGTCACCCGGCTGGGCGACGACAACTGGGTCATGGCCTACGTGCATCTGGCGCACGACTCGCAGGTCGGCAGCCATACCATCCTGGCGAACATGGTGACACTGGCGGGGCACGTCGCGATTCACGACCATGTCATCCTCGGCGGCGGCACGATGGTCCATCAGTTCTGCCGGGTGGGTGCGCATGCGTTCACCGCCGGCGGATCGATCGTGCTGCGCGATGTGCCGCCATTCGTGATGGCAAGCGGAAATTCAGCGGAACCTCACGGCGTCAATGTCGAAGGCCTGAAGCGCCGCGGCTTCGACATCGAAGCCATTGAAGCAATCCGTCGTGCGTACAAGACCCTGTACAAATCCGGTCTGGCGCTGGACGAAGCCAAGGCGGCGTTGCGCGGACAGGCAGCCGACTACAAAGAGCTCGAAATGTTCGTGGAATTCCTCGACTCCTCGACACGCAGCATCATCCGTTAG
- the rnhB gene encoding ribonuclease HII, protein MTRGLLVCGVDEAGRGPLAGPVFAACVILREDDPIEGLADSKMLSRERREELAIQIRGRAAAWALASASVEEIDRINILRASLLAMRRAVEQLTIEPHEVLVDGLHCPDVRFPARAIVDGDALVAEISAASILAKTARDALMVEMHALYPDYGFARHKGYSTRQHLEALRRFGVCPIHRRSFAPVRSLCLDLGD, encoded by the coding sequence GTGACGCGCGGCCTGCTCGTCTGCGGCGTGGACGAAGCGGGCAGAGGGCCGCTCGCCGGGCCGGTGTTTGCCGCATGTGTAATCCTGCGCGAAGACGATCCGATCGAAGGGTTGGCCGATTCGAAAATGCTGTCGCGCGAACGCCGCGAGGAACTCGCCATCCAGATCCGCGGCCGTGCCGCCGCCTGGGCGTTGGCAAGCGCATCGGTGGAAGAGATAGACCGCATCAATATCCTGAGGGCGAGCCTGCTCGCCATGCGGCGCGCGGTGGAACAATTGACCATCGAGCCGCACGAAGTGCTGGTCGACGGACTGCATTGTCCCGACGTGCGCTTTCCCGCGCGGGCTATCGTCGATGGCGACGCGCTGGTGGCGGAAATTTCGGCGGCGTCGATCCTGGCCAAGACTGCTCGCGACGCGCTGATGGTGGAGATGCACGCGCTCTATCCGGATTACGGATTCGCCCGTCACAAGGGTTATTCCACGCGCCAGCATCTGGAGGCCCTGCGGCGCTTCGGTGTCTGCCCTATCCATCGGCGCAGCTTCGCGCCGGTGCGCTCGCTTTGCCTCGACCTCGGCGACTAA